One window of the Cardiocondyla obscurior isolate alpha-2009 linkage group LG05, Cobs3.1, whole genome shotgun sequence genome contains the following:
- the LOC139102612 gene encoding uncharacterized protein isoform X2, with protein MKYLLLMTALSAIFLRGSLGKPTEIVLNSKLLGATATIANKTSEIEITRKQRSPQYGLLGDSGVLGYSDYDYNDDASSLRYGNRRKFYYKHRRPHGLFGGHGCRRYGCGGWQPDYGGHYGGQGTSFASASAGSIGGGGPYGGGQSQANAQSASFNIGPFSASFSAAQSSSGQNGFLK; from the exons ATGAAGTATTTACTGCTAATGACAGCTCTTAGCGCGATTTTTCTGAGAGGATCATTAGGCAAACCGACGGAAATAGTGTTGAATTCTAAACTGTTAGGTGCCACTGCCACAATTGCGAACAAAACCTCCGAAATCG AAATCACGAGGAAACAAAGGTCGCCGCAATATGGTTTATTAGGTGATAGTGGTGTATTAGGCTATAGTGATTACGATTATAACGATGATGCATCCTCCTTACGTTACGGAAACAggcgaaaattttattacaaacacCGTAGACCTCACGGTTTATTCGGAGGACATGGGTGTCGCCGTTACGGCTGCGGAGG ATGGCAACCGGACTATGGTGGCCATTACGGCGGACAAGGAACTTCTTTTGCCTCAGCATCAGCAGGATCTATAGGTGGAGGTGGTCCTTATGGCGGAGGACAGAGTCAAGCCAATGCACAGAGTGCGAGTTTCAACATCGGGCCTTTCTCAGCCTCGTTTAGCGCTGCTCAGTCCTCGTCGGGACAAAATGGATTTCTGAAATAG
- the LOC139102612 gene encoding uncharacterized protein isoform X1, producing MKYLLLMTALSAIFLRGSLGKPTEIVLNSKLLGATATIANKTSEIEITRKQRSPQYGLLGDSGVLGYSDYDYNDDASSLRYGNRRKFYYKHRRPHGLFGGHGCRRYGCGGWQPDYGGHYGGQGTSFASASAGSIGGGGPYGGGQSQANAQSASFNIGPFSASFSAAQSSSGQNGFLK from the exons ATGAAGTATTTACTGCTAATGACAGCTCTTAGCGCGATTTTTCTGAGAGGATCATTAGGCAAACCGACGGAAATAGTGTTGAATTCTAAACTGTTAGGTGCCACTGCCACAATTGCGAACAAAACCTCCGAAATCG AAATCACGAGGAAACAAAGGTCGCCGCAATATGGTTTATTAGGTGATAGTGGTGTATTAGGCTATAGTGATTACGATTATAACGATGATGCATCCTCCTTACGTTACGGAAACAggcgaaaattttattacaaacacCGTAGACCTCACGGTTTATTCGGAGGACATGGGTGTCGCCGTTACGGCTGCGGAGG ATGGCAACCGGACTATGGTGGCCATTACGGCGGACAAGGAACTTCTTTTGCCTCAGCATCAGCAGGATCTATAGGTGGAGGTGGTCCTTATGGCGGAGGACAGAGTCAAGCCAATGCACAGAGTGCGAGTTTCAACATCGGGCCTTTCTCAGCCTCGTTTAGCGCTGCTCAGTCCTCGTCGGGACAAAATGGATTTCTGAAATA